The Lucilia cuprina isolate Lc7/37 chromosome 5, ASM2204524v1, whole genome shotgun sequence genome includes a window with the following:
- the LOC111682104 gene encoding basic-leucine zipper transcription factor B isoform X2 gives MVGGGNKIVATLRADGKVFPTKDGTTTIAQLANLMNYKIRTEGEIINNKSLSTLSVPTTVVDLGKQLLQYARDSDLKGVKNSLSRGAPFTSDWLGMSALHFAAMNNQLEICQVLLNGGINKDSKTKVDRTPLHLACYYGNEKIVELLLSKNCAVNPRDMLRMTPLHWAVEKRHKSIVRLLLKHNADVTLVTKFGRTPLALAVLTEQADLLEELETARQSQASRKYNEEHEKETSDAVNSIMGLTTDVIDEPEEFISESEYAAAKIKDLENIKDTVILGDSTINLLKSHGISMIPEDDTSKDMLNTALQNGRQLILSEGGKLLLSETKKIHNNTNSNNNNNNNNANNNNNQNSSKTVVPVRVRNDSSTYGNTAASNNSNPLSKLKPNIISKAKDNSNIAKNKNIRIISLNDFKKLYGSTNIKAMQKLPQTLSSQRLVNVRQQGQSKIAQIKIDTKTDKITTTTSDELDEDENLAHIIQIETKDNDTDISDTRFQIQHVVQQQQQLTPQTQSIPQQQPQQQQQQTLIKQQPTVAKQPVRIVPAKRVEHMGTVQVRQQMPSTTTTHNIKANTSIGGASNNTVNTANNTKSVGTQAQTNASSSVIPLLTTPEICRQLLDLRKNNEELRRKFDMVQKEKEELRQRLERLEELLLVERTDDDS, from the exons ATGGTAGGCGGCGGTAACAAAATTGTGGCCACCTTAAGGGCAGACGGCAAAGTATTTCCCACCAAGGATGGTACAACTACTATAGCTCAATTGGCTAATCTAATGAATTACAAAATT CGGACGGAGGGTGAGATAATAAACAACAAGTCACTGAGTACTTTGAGTGTACCCACAACAGTTGTGGACTTGGGTAAACAATTATTGCAATATGCCAGAGATTCTGATTTGAAAGGAGTGAAAAATTCCTTGTCCCGTGGAGCACCTTTCACTTCGGATTGg TTGGGTATGTCGGCCTTACATTTTGCTGCCATGAACAATCAACTAGAAATTTGCCAGGTTTTACTTAATGGCGGCATTAATAAAGATTCCAAAACTAAAGTTGATCGTACCCCTTTGCATTTGGCCTGCTATTATGGCAATGAGAAGATAGTCGAGTTGTTGTTGTCGAAAAATTGTGCTGTTAATCCCAGGGATATG ctACGCATGACTCCTTTACATTGGGCAGTTGAGAAACGCCACAAGTCTATAGTACGTCTGCTGTTAAAGCATAATGCGGATGTTACATTAGTCACGAAGTTTGGTCGTACCCCTTTGGCTTTGGCCGTTTTAACAGAACAGGCTGATCTGTTGGAAGAATTGGAAACGGCTCGTCAATCGCAAGCAAGTCGAAAATATAATGAAGAGCATGAG AAAGAAACATCTGATGCTGTTAATTCTATAATGGGTTTAACTACCGATGTTATAGATGAACCCGAAGAGTTTATCAGTGAAAGTGAATATGCGGCAgctaaaataaaagatttagaaaacattaaag acACCGTCATTTTAGGTGATTCcactattaatttattaaaatctcaTGGCATTTCTATGATCCCAGAAGATGATACATCAAAAGATATGTTAAATACTGCTTTACAAAATGGTCGCCAATTGATTTTATCCGAAGGTGGAAAGTTACTATTAAGTGAAACTAAGAAAATTCACAATAACACgaacagtaataataataacaacaacaacaatgcaaataataacaataatcaaAATAGCTCGAAAACTGTAGTGCCTGTTAGAGTACGTAATGATAGTTCCACTTATGGCAATACAGCAGCTTCAAACAACTCAAATCCGTTGAGTAAATTGAAACCGAATATCATATCAAAAGCTAAGGATAATTCTAATATAGCAAAGAATAag aATATACGTATTATTTcgttaaatgattttaaaaagctttatggCAGTACAAATATTAAAGCTatgcaaaaattgccacaaaCTTTATCGAG CCAACGTTTGGTCAATGTGAGACAACAAGGTCAATCGAAAATAGCTCAG ATAAAAATCGATACTAAAACAGACAAAATCACAACCACAACTAGCGATGAACTCGACGAAGATGAAAACCTTGCACACATTATACAAATCGAAACAAAAGATAATGATACTGATATCTCAGACACAAGATTTCAAATACAACATGTTgttcagcagcagcaacaactaacCCCGCAAACACAATCAATACCACAACAACAAccgcagcagcaacagcaacaaactctaataaaacaacaaccaacTGTTGCCAAACAACCGGTACGTATTGTACCAGCTAAACGTGTTGAACATATGGGTACGGTGCAAGTGCGTCAACAAATGCCCAGCACCACCACGACACACAATATTAAGGCAAACACTAGTATTGGGGGAGCTAGTAATAACACAGTAAATACTGCAAACAATACAAAATCTGTAGGCACCCAAGCACAGACTAACGCATCCTCGTCCGTAATACCTTTATTAACTACTCCGGAAATATGTCGACAATTATTGGATTTGcgtaaaaataatgaagaattacGTCGTAAATTTGATATGGTGCAAAAGGAAAAAGAAGAATTGCGACAACGTTTAGAAAGATTGGAAGAATTACTTTTGGTGGAACGCACGGATGACGATTCctag
- the LOC111682104 gene encoding probable serine/threonine-protein kinase DDB_G0267686 isoform X1: MVGGGNKIVATLRADGKVFPTKDGTTTIAQLANLMNYKIRTEGEIINNKSLSTLSVPTTVVDLGKQLLQYARDSDLKGVKNSLSRGAPFTSDWLGMSALHFAAMNNQLEICQVLLNGGINKDSKTKVDRTPLHLACYYGNEKIVELLLSKNCAVNPRDMLRMTPLHWAVEKRHKSIVRLLLKHNADVTLVTKFGRTPLALAVLTEQADLLEELETARQSQASRKYNEEHEKKKFKSCKETSDAVNSIMGLTTDVIDEPEEFISESEYAAAKIKDLENIKDTVILGDSTINLLKSHGISMIPEDDTSKDMLNTALQNGRQLILSEGGKLLLSETKKIHNNTNSNNNNNNNNANNNNNQNSSKTVVPVRVRNDSSTYGNTAASNNSNPLSKLKPNIISKAKDNSNIAKNKNIRIISLNDFKKLYGSTNIKAMQKLPQTLSSQRLVNVRQQGQSKIAQIKIDTKTDKITTTTSDELDEDENLAHIIQIETKDNDTDISDTRFQIQHVVQQQQQLTPQTQSIPQQQPQQQQQQTLIKQQPTVAKQPVRIVPAKRVEHMGTVQVRQQMPSTTTTHNIKANTSIGGASNNTVNTANNTKSVGTQAQTNASSSVIPLLTTPEICRQLLDLRKNNEELRRKFDMVQKEKEELRQRLERLEELLLVERTDDDS, translated from the exons ATGGTAGGCGGCGGTAACAAAATTGTGGCCACCTTAAGGGCAGACGGCAAAGTATTTCCCACCAAGGATGGTACAACTACTATAGCTCAATTGGCTAATCTAATGAATTACAAAATT CGGACGGAGGGTGAGATAATAAACAACAAGTCACTGAGTACTTTGAGTGTACCCACAACAGTTGTGGACTTGGGTAAACAATTATTGCAATATGCCAGAGATTCTGATTTGAAAGGAGTGAAAAATTCCTTGTCCCGTGGAGCACCTTTCACTTCGGATTGg TTGGGTATGTCGGCCTTACATTTTGCTGCCATGAACAATCAACTAGAAATTTGCCAGGTTTTACTTAATGGCGGCATTAATAAAGATTCCAAAACTAAAGTTGATCGTACCCCTTTGCATTTGGCCTGCTATTATGGCAATGAGAAGATAGTCGAGTTGTTGTTGTCGAAAAATTGTGCTGTTAATCCCAGGGATATG ctACGCATGACTCCTTTACATTGGGCAGTTGAGAAACGCCACAAGTCTATAGTACGTCTGCTGTTAAAGCATAATGCGGATGTTACATTAGTCACGAAGTTTGGTCGTACCCCTTTGGCTTTGGCCGTTTTAACAGAACAGGCTGATCTGTTGGAAGAATTGGAAACGGCTCGTCAATCGCAAGCAAGTCGAAAATATAATGAAGAGCATGAG aagaaaaaattcaaaagttgt AAAGAAACATCTGATGCTGTTAATTCTATAATGGGTTTAACTACCGATGTTATAGATGAACCCGAAGAGTTTATCAGTGAAAGTGAATATGCGGCAgctaaaataaaagatttagaaaacattaaag acACCGTCATTTTAGGTGATTCcactattaatttattaaaatctcaTGGCATTTCTATGATCCCAGAAGATGATACATCAAAAGATATGTTAAATACTGCTTTACAAAATGGTCGCCAATTGATTTTATCCGAAGGTGGAAAGTTACTATTAAGTGAAACTAAGAAAATTCACAATAACACgaacagtaataataataacaacaacaacaatgcaaataataacaataatcaaAATAGCTCGAAAACTGTAGTGCCTGTTAGAGTACGTAATGATAGTTCCACTTATGGCAATACAGCAGCTTCAAACAACTCAAATCCGTTGAGTAAATTGAAACCGAATATCATATCAAAAGCTAAGGATAATTCTAATATAGCAAAGAATAag aATATACGTATTATTTcgttaaatgattttaaaaagctttatggCAGTACAAATATTAAAGCTatgcaaaaattgccacaaaCTTTATCGAG CCAACGTTTGGTCAATGTGAGACAACAAGGTCAATCGAAAATAGCTCAG ATAAAAATCGATACTAAAACAGACAAAATCACAACCACAACTAGCGATGAACTCGACGAAGATGAAAACCTTGCACACATTATACAAATCGAAACAAAAGATAATGATACTGATATCTCAGACACAAGATTTCAAATACAACATGTTgttcagcagcagcaacaactaacCCCGCAAACACAATCAATACCACAACAACAAccgcagcagcaacagcaacaaactctaataaaacaacaaccaacTGTTGCCAAACAACCGGTACGTATTGTACCAGCTAAACGTGTTGAACATATGGGTACGGTGCAAGTGCGTCAACAAATGCCCAGCACCACCACGACACACAATATTAAGGCAAACACTAGTATTGGGGGAGCTAGTAATAACACAGTAAATACTGCAAACAATACAAAATCTGTAGGCACCCAAGCACAGACTAACGCATCCTCGTCCGTAATACCTTTATTAACTACTCCGGAAATATGTCGACAATTATTGGATTTGcgtaaaaataatgaagaattacGTCGTAAATTTGATATGGTGCAAAAGGAAAAAGAAGAATTGCGACAACGTTTAGAAAGATTGGAAGAATTACTTTTGGTGGAACGCACGGATGACGATTCctag
- the LOC111682102 gene encoding ATP-dependent RNA helicase DDX54 codes for MGKNKIDDLPGFPSLDKGGNGEESNLLKSKPSAKAKKSGGFQSMGLSFEVVKGITKRGYRVPTPIQRKTIPLILEGRDVVAMAKTGSGKTACFLIPLFERLKRRDPTKGARALILSPTRELAVQTYKFIKELGKFVDLKTILVLGGDSMDSQFSAIHTCPDVIVATPGRFLHLCVEMDLKLSAIEYVVFDEADRLFEMGFGEQLNETLHRLPHSRQMVLFSATLPKQMVDFARAGLSDPVLIRLDVESKLPDALSLKFVYCRPDDRYTTLVCLLKYVIPQDAQTVVFAGTQHHVELISFILTESGISNTSVYSSLDPSARKINTAKFVNKKVSVLIVTDVAARGIDIPSLDYVVNLHFPGKPKLFVHRVGRCARAGRTGTAYSIFSTDDTAHMLDLHLFLNREFNINDPTVIGTVPQDLLEEEHLSVTEIKKNTNISGVLRTSENAYKKYLSSRPVASSDSNARVKKLKFFALKPLEDFIVSAVPKLAAASETKTSKTVEEITAEERELQNQKHDLLLKMRNFKPHNTIFELNNTQKSVPFMVMKQKRSQHSDVIEKYRTQRDELDREEEKQAEQIETNKKSKNSNANEEEINSAFKKVFAPKRPQNMDDLYKEKPKRQKTHKKNTNVKDTENFIPYQSADKHTEDGLAINSFERQAMKAEFSVIDRETNEVRHKPGLQKWDRIKKKMVSVQDPRAGKIRTESGAWIPASFKTGRYSTWKEKTKIEEQVAKEAGSDDDSFKPLSHEKRYPVSRHARHNAKVEEKKRAGTGMGKELRTPEQIVKSRMRLEFIKRRNAENTERKAENRKRSMRKNQRPRMMAKAKGKKK; via the exons ATG ggAAAGAATAAAATTGATGATTTACCGGGGTTTCCTTCGCTGGACAAGGGAGGCAATGGTGAGGagagtaatttattaaaatcaaaaccCTCGGCTAAGGCCAAGAAAAGTGGTGGTTTCCAATCAATGGGTTTAAGTTTTGAGGTAGTCAAGGGTATAACAAAACGTGGCTATCGTGTGCCTACACCTATACAACGTAAAACTATTCCCTTGATCTTGGAGGGACGTGATGTTGTGGCTATGGCTAAAACTGGTTCGGGTAAGACTGCCTGTTTCTTGATACCTCTCTTCGAACGTCTTAAACGACGTGATCCTACCAAGGGTGCCAGAGCATTAATTCTATCGCCCACGCGTGAATTGGCGGTGCAGACATATAAGTTTATTAAGGAATTGGGTAAATTTGTGGATTTGAAGACTATTTTAGTATTGGGTGGTGATTCTATGGATTCACAATTTTCTGCCATACACACTTGTCCCGATGTTATAGTAGCTACTCCGGGTAGATTTTTGCATTTGTGTGTGGAAATGGATTTGAAATTGAGTGCTATAG aatatgtGGTATTTGATGAAGCAGATCGTTTATTTGAAATGGGTTTTGGCGAACAGTTGAATGAAACTCTACATCGTTTACCACACTCCAGACAAATGGTTTTGTTTTCAGCTACTTTACCTAAACAAATGGTAGATTTTGCCAGAGCCGGTCTAAGTGATCCAGTTTTAATACGTTTAG aTGTTGAATCTAAACTGCCCGATgccttaagtttaaaatttgtttattgtcgTCCGGATGATCGTTATACGACTTTGGTATGTTTGCTCAAGTATGTTATACCTCAAGATGCGCAAACTGTAGTATTTGCTGGAACTCAACATCACGTAGAACTTATATCATTT ATCCTTACCGAATCTGGTATAAGCAACACATCAGTTTACTCTAGTCTTGATCCTTCGGCTCGTAAAATCAATACCGctaaatttgttaacaaaaaagtatCCGTATTAATCGTTACTGATGTTGCTGCACGTGGTATTGATATACCCAGTTTAGATTATGTagtaaatttacattttcccGGTAAACCCAAGTTATTTGTACATCGTGTAGGTCGTTGTGCTCGTGCCGGACGCACTGGTACTGCCTATTCAATATTCTCTACAGATGATACAGCTCATATGTTggatttacatttgtttttgaaTCGTGAATTCAATATCAATGATCCGACAGTTATTGGTACAGTGCCTCAAGATCTGTTGGAAGAGGAACATTTGTCGGTGACCGAGATAAAGAAAAATACTAACATa AGCGGTGTTTTGCGTACCAGTGAAAATGCCTATAAGAAATATCTTTCCTCACGTCCAGTAGCTTCCTCAGATTCAAATGCTAGAGTtaagaaactaaaatttttcgCTCTAAAACCTTTAGAAGACTTTATAGTCAGTGCTGTACCAAAATTAGCAGCTGCTAGTGAAACTAAAACCTCAAAAACAGTGGAAGAGATTACGGCCGAAGAACGTGaattgcaaaatcaaaaacatgatttattgttaaaaatgcgTAACTTTAAGCCGCATAAT ACTATTTTTGAATTGAACAACACCCAAAAATCTGTGCCTTTTATGGTCATGAAACAAAAACGTTCTCAACATTCAGatgttatagaaaaatatcgCACACAAAGAGATGAGTTAGATAGGGAGGAGGAAAAGCAGGCTGAACAAATTGAAACAAATAAG AAGTCCAAAAACAGTAATGCCAACGAGGAAGAAATCAATTcagcttttaaaaaagtttttgcccCTAAACGTCCACAAAATATGGATGATCTCTATAAAGAGAAACCTAAGAGACAAAAAACCCAcaagaaaaatacaaatgttAAAGATACAGAAAACTTTATACCCTATCAATCGGCTGATAAACATACCGAAGATGGTTTAGCTATAAATTCATTTGAACGACAAGCTATGAAAGCAGAATTTTCTGTAATCGATCGTGAAACTAATGAAGTGCGTCATAAGCCTGGTTTACAAAAATGGGATCGTATTAAGAAGAAAATGGTTTCCGTACAAGATCCTAGAGCTGGAAAGATACGTACAGAATCAGGAGCCTGGATTCCGGCATCATTTAAGACAGGACGTTATAGCACCTGGAAGGAAAAGACGAAAATCGAAGAACAAGTGGCCAAAGAAGCTGGCAGTGATGATGATAGCTTTAAACCTTTGTCTCATGAGAAACGTTATCCCGTTAGTCGACATGCTAGACACAATGCTAAAGTGGAGGAAAAGAAACGTGCCGGCACGGGTATGGGCAAAGAATTACGTACCCCCGAACAGATTGTTAAGTCACGTATGCGTTTGGAATTCATTAAGAGACGTAATGCTGAGAATACAGAACGTAAGGCGGAAAATCGTAAACGTAGTATGCGTAAAAATCAACGACCACGCATGATGGCAAAGGCTAAGGGtaaaaagaaatag